The window TTTCCATCTAAAGACTTTTCATTCACTTGGGTAACATTCTTGAACTTAAGTATCAATTAACTCGCGCCTTATGGCTAATGTAGGGGCAAGCATCTGAGTGGGCACTGCTGAGACGGCATTCTTCCGAGAATTTGTTTGGTGTTCAGATTTGTGGAGCTTATCCAGACACTGTTACAAAGACAGTTGAGCTTATAGAACAAGAATGCTCTGTGGATTTCATTGATATTAACATGGGATGCCCGATTGATATTGTAGTTAACAAGGGTGCTGGATCAGCTCTTCTTACAAAACCAATGCGGATGAAGAGTGTAGTAGAAGCTGCTTCAGCAACAGTTGATATACCAATAACTATCAAGGTAGGATGATCTGCTTTGCCTTTTGTTTTGTATTATTGGAGACCAACCTTTCACGGCGTAGGTATTTGGCATTATGATACAATTCCCAGTTCCCACCCTAGTGTAGGCTATTGCTTTTCTATGTTTGTCTTGTTCAAAGATCTGGTTCCCACGTGCCCGTGGTTCTTAAAGAGATGTGCAGAGATGCTTGACAATGTCACTTTTTCCTGCTTTAGGTAAGAACTGCTTATTTTGAGGGAAAGAATCGCATTGATTCTCTCATAGCAGATATTGGTAATTGGGGTGCAACTGCAGTTACCATACATGGTAGATCACGTCAACAGCGCTATAGTAAACTTGCTGACTGGGATTACATATACCAATGTGTACAAAGGGCCCCCAAGTCTTTACAAGTCCTTGGAAACGGTGATGTATTTTCTTATTTAGACTGGAACAAGCACAAAACTGACTCCCCTGAGCTTTCCACATGTATGATCGCCCGAGGTGCATTGATAAAGGTTTGTAGTAAGATCTTTTCTGCTCCCTATTTCCGTTGTGTAAAACTTGTTACGGTTGCATGTTCATTCTATTTGTGCCTCTGAGGGTCTATCTGCACTAAGCAGCGCTTCCTAATTTTGCAGCCGTGGATATTTACCGAAATCAAGGAACAGAGGCACTGGGACATTACATCTGGGGAGCGGCTAGATATCTTGAAGGATTACGCACGATTTGGCCTTGAACACTGGGGTTCTGATTCAAAAGGTATATAGTTATGTTCATAAATATTATGGATCAGTAAGACGTTTGTCTGGTAAATCTACCAAGATATTAATTGCTGCAACCTATTGGAAACATGCCTTAAAGATGATCTATCATGTTATATACTTATATTTGCATCCATGTTTACTCTTCATGAAACTGAGTGCCTTAACCTTTACATCTCCTAATCTACATCTCGTGATCATGTTTGGTTCTTTCATCAGATATATAAGAAATTGAGATAGCTTGGGAATAACTACATCAATGCAAAGAGTTTGTGCAGGCTTCTAAACTCTGCTCTATATCTGGCCTTTCATAGCAGAATAGATGCAATTGATACTGTTCACTGCCTATATCCTTAAGAATATAGTATGCTTCTGTCAGGTTGACTTGTCAATATATTAGGGAAGTTCCACATTAGATTAGACCATTGTATATGTGAGCAATGatgtcttcttattttctttgttatcCATTTTACACTAGCAATGACTTATGTATCCTGTACATTCTATGGTTGTTCATTCACCCGAGGTTTTCTTGAATCTCTGTAAAGGCGTAATTGGCAGGATCTACGAGTATGTTAATAGAAGCTTTCCATATGTGTCTTGAAAAAATGGGGTTTCTCTCTCTAGATTTTATTCTCATTTGCTGGTGATTTGCTTTCTTTGCTATATTCTTCTACTGGAAAGATCTTGAAGAGAATTAATGTTATGATTGGCCATACCTGATGTTTGCCCTAAATGAGCACAGGAGTGGAGACGACCAGACACTTTTTGTTGGAGTGGCTTAGTTACACATGTCGGTATGTTCCAGTTGGCCTGTTAGAAATTATCCCACAAAGAATAAATTGGCGACCACCCTCATACTACGGTAGGGATGACCTCGAGACACTAATGGCCTCTGATTCTGCTGCAGACTGGGTACGTAATTTACCTTTCGTAGATAGCAAATTGTTAGGTGTGTAAAACACATACTATTCTTTCAATTTAACGTGCTATATATTCCCTCGACAGATAAGGATATCCGAAATGTTACTAGGCAAGGTTCCTGCTGGCTTTTCGTTTGCACCAAAGCACAAGTCCAATGCTTATGACAGAGCAGAGAATGGCTAATATCATTTTGTCGCTGTTGCTATTGGTCTGATACTAATTTTTGCTGCACCTCAGCAAGGACGGCTCCACCCGTAGGCCCAATAAAGCTcttgctttaggccccaaaaAATCAAGGCCCCTAAAATTATTTCTATTTGATAGTATAAAATAtgtaattcaaataattattacagtTTTTGTTCATGATAAGTAAATTTCTTTAACCATTTGTTGTCCGCTGGTTACCAATAATTAATCACATAATTCTTACTTTATACCATTTTCAGGGATTTGGTTGAGATAATTATAGATGAATGTGGTATTAAACTgtcttttttgttatttgtagAAGACTTGAGGTACTTGCTTTATATTGCTTTTAGTAgaagtatttttttatattttcatttagCAGTACTTCCAACCATGATACATTAGATAGTTAATAGTTATTATAGAGTAAGCACAGAACGTAAGTCCTATATTGGATCAGTTTTGCAATTTTAGAATACAGTATTAGTGTAACATGTGCTAATGAATCACAGTTTTTAGCTCAACCAAAAATATTCTCAGGTACTAgtcaatatacatatattatacactaattatttataatatataCATCTATCAGCGGGTgactatttaagttaattctcATTGAAGAATTATTCTACAAATATCAATGATAGCATATGTTCTATATAGAATATTTCAAGTTGATGTATTGTATAGGATTGCGTTCGAGGCTCCTCGAATTATGGATAGTGGCTTCTCCTCGATGAATGAAGCTTGCTTCGATATTTTGAATTCATTCTTTGCATCTGCTAGTTTTTTCTATCTCAATTAATTTGTCTAAGATGGTTGTATCTAATTTTTCCTCCTCGTTTTGTCATCTTCTTGAAAATATTGGATCGAGACTGTATGCAATTTTTATGTTTGGACTATCAATGGAAGTAGTTTGTTTCAGTTGCATCGCGAAGAACAATATTGGCAAATGGTTGTAGATTGAACTTACTGACTTTTGGTGGAAGAACGTAGCCAGCAAAAGAGTTGGAAGGTCACAAGGATTGAGATGGGAAAATTGAGCAAATAAATTTGTTCAATGGCCAAAATGGAGGTATACATATGTTAAAACAGAGTTGGCACAAGCTCCTACTGGAGATAAAGGTGCATTCTTGGATTTGTTCATTTTAAATTTTATCTAAATCAGTATCACAAGTAATTTTGCTTTAAAATTTGGGCAGTTAAGTTGGAAAATGCTGTTGCTGATGCAATGACAACCTTCAAATAGCAGTGGGAAGCAGTAACTTGACTGGACAATGAGATTGGTCAGCTATTGCTATAATCCTGTTATATTAACACTTTATGCCTGGTGGACAAACTCAATAATGTTGTTTTTTGGCATATCAACTACTAAATCATTAACCATCGTCTAAGACGTAAAACTTCTCAGAGGCCAATTATTGGGATAAACAAATAGACGAAAgacaaagagaaaaaggaaaaatagatcAGTAGAATCATGTGGCATTCCAAATAGAAAAAGAGACTTCATTGAAACTTATAATTTCTATGGTCAAGCATTAGAAATCCAAAGCAAAAACTAAAGCAAACATGGAAAAGAAAGTTTAGCTGGTTCTAACTTCATTCAAGATAGTCTTTTGAACCCTACTACTTCCTGGTAGCCATCCACCATCAATGGAATCCATATCTCCACTTAATCCATCATCCATGAAATCCCCTATCCTTTTAACCTTACCCGTCGGCTCGACTGGGTAATTGCCCGAAAAGCAAGCATAGCAAAAGCTTTTAGAATCATTGCCTAAGAGCTTATTCAAGCTATCCATTGGCAGAAAAGCAAGCGAATCCGATCCAATGAACTCCTTAATCTCCTCCACACTCATCCTATTTGATATCAACTCATCTGAACTAGGAGTATCCACTCCATAATAACAAGAAGCTATAATTGGTGGGCTTGCAATCCTCATATGAACCTCTTTCGCACCCGCCTCCTTTAACAGCCTCACAATCTTGGACGAGGTCGTTCCTCTAACGATCGAATCATCCACGACCACAACTCTTTTTCCCTCCAACACCGCCCTAACCGGCGACAGCTTAAGCTTCACCCCGAAATCCCTTATCTTCTGCGATGGCTCGATGAACGTCCTACCAACATAATGCGACCTAATCAAACCTTGTTGAAACGGTACCCCTGCTTTAGCAGCATAACCGAGCGCAGCCACGACACCCGAGTCAGGAACTGCTATCACAACATCACATTCCACGGGAGCTTCAGTAGCAAGAATCTCCCCGAAAGCACGCCTAGACTCGTACACAGACCTCCCAAACACGACCGAATTAGGCAGAGCAAAGTAAATATGCTCAAAGATACAAGATTTACGCTCAGGATGAGGCATCAAACAAATAGACTGAACCCCATCTTTATCCACAACAACAACCTCACCAGGATTCACCTCCCTCTCATAAGTAGCCTCAATCAAATCCAAAGCACACGTCTCAGACGCGAAAACAACAGCACCATTACTTCTCCTACCCATAACCAATGGCCTAAACCCATGAGGATCCCTTACGGCAACCAACTTATCCTCAGTAACAAACACCATAGAATAAGCACCTTCAATTTTTTCACAAGCCTCAACAATCCTCAATAAAAATGGCCTAGCTTTAGATATAGCAATAAGGTGAAGTACAACCTCAGTATCAGAACTTGTATTAAAAATTGACCCATTTTCCTCTAGTTCACTACGCAGTAACTTATAATTCACTAAATTACCATTATGGGCAACACCAACTGACCCAAATTTATAACTAGCAACAAAAGGCTGAACATTTTTTAACATAGAAGAGCCAGCAGTAGAGTACCTTACGTGGCCAATTGCCATGTCACCAGGGAGTTGGTCAAGCTTTGACTCATTGAACACGTCGGATACTAACCCAACACCTGTAATTGACTTAAGAACGTCGTCGTTAACGGCGACAATGCCGGCGCCTTCTTGGCCACGGTGTTGAAGCGCGTGAAGTGCTAAATAGCAAAGGCGTGAAGCTTCTGAGTCGCCATAGATGCCCACAACGCCGCACTCTTCACGGGGTTTATCGTCATCGTCAAAATAGGAGTCCAAGGTATTGTCAGCTGATTTCTTAAACGAAATGACGTCGTTTAAGGGGTTTTTGGAAGAGGCGGTGATGAGAGTTCTGTAGGGTTTAGGATGGGTTTTAGGGGATAAAGATAAGAGCTTTTGAGATAGGGAGCAAAAGGGTTTGTCAAGGGGCTGTGAAAGAGGATATTTGTTGGTGGCGGCGGCAGAGGCGGTGGAGACGGTGGCGGCCATGGGTGGTGGGAAAAATGAGGACAGAAGGAAAAGCAAGTGGGGGGCTATGTGAATAGCCAAAGAGGCTGAGCTAGGTTTTGGTGGTTATATGGGGTTTGTGTGTGGAGTGAAAATGCCGTAGGGCAAAACCGACGTGTGGTGAGAGTGGGCTCTCTCACTGCAGAATCTAATTGGTTAACTTTTTTTAGCTTATGGTGATAGTGATAGAAGGATTTGAGTCACCACAGAATAAAGTTGTTAAATTTtcgtttggttggaatacgatTTATACCGGTATAAGTTATGCCGGTATAAATTATATTGagataagttatgctgggattgttgtttattcattgaTTGGTAtattgtattaagaatgacaattgcataatttttaagaaaaatataagtTATACgggtgctaattaccccaccttctataaggtataagttatcccaatGTTAAAATTAACACCGAAATATCTTATACCTGATTTGCGAACCAAACAGAATATTAAggtgatattaaatttttataccattcTTATACCTTATACCTAATACCAAACGATCCCTTAGTAATACATAATACTActgtattattttaattaataaaaagaaaattgacCCGTTAATAGCTTTCGGCGATTTTTTGGGTCAAAATAACATATACTCACACAATTTAGATTCTCGAGATGGCCATGTGACTTTTGCTTATGCTAAAGGGTCCCGCAAATTTGGTTGATACTTGATAgtataatatttgaaaaaatgattgtatagtcgctctcaaaataatagtcgaatatatatatatatatatatatataaaactttatatattttttcgattaccgaatataaataatttctgacgCGAACTAATATTGATAATACCTTTGATATTTCCCTCACAAGGGTGCGTCAATGGACCAAAACTAATTTCCAACTTTTGTCCTGAAAATATGTTTGTGAGACTTTTTTAATTAGTTAAAATTATTTGTTTCTCTAACTTTCTGTTAAAAATTACATTGTACTTCCAACCCGGGTGCTGGGAGTGAGTTCGACCAAATTCAGCAACTTTGATTCGAACCTTGtatttatctttgaaaaattattgattatatataaattatttatttagaaTCCAGTAACTTAAAACGAGTAGAATCACGAACCCATAAATTTAAAATCTTGGTTCCGCCTCTGCTTACAACTATAGATATTtaatattcttttctttttatttcaatttaatTCTTTAGATGTCTAGGTTGGCAAGTACAAGGAAAGGGTGGAAAATCAAAATGATTGTAGTAGTTGTACACATTCTTGTGGAACACTTTTGAGAAATATCGTTTGTTCTATATTGTAAAAGTAAAATCGTTGAAAAGGAAGAGAGGGAAAATTTTGGTGGGGATTTGGAATTGTAGCAATTTACACCAAGCTTCTCTTTCTTGTTAAGATTAACATGTTTGATTCCTTTTGGATGAAAGAAAGAGATATAAGCAATGTTCATAGCCACAAAGCTTATTCAGAATAAACTTGATTCTACTTTTGTTTTTATCAACTTGCACTCTCGTACACATAATCTATCTAAGTTACAAAGAAAGCAAGCGATAAACATTGACTTGTCCATTCATTCTGTTTGATTCCTAAATTACTTATTGGACCAATACTTGTAAATTTTCAGAAGCCGAATACTACTTTGGTTGACTTGAATTTatcaaagtaatttttttttcttttaaaaaggcATGACAAATGACAAGATTTGAGATTAGTCACCTATCCTTCTCAAAGTACAGTCATTGTACAATATGATATTAGAATGCTTCTGTATCCTTGAAAAGATAAACGAGAAGAAAAGAGGGGATTGGCATGAGTCGGGAGAAAACTTACTCACACTCGATATTTGTACTATATTATATAATATGTTATGGTTAAATCATAAATTGTATTGGGGGTAATTCATGATTAAATAATATGACTGTATGTATAACCACCAAGATTTAAAATCTAGTAGTACTACTGTTAAATCCCCTATGTAATTGAAAACACAAAATTTCTTAATTTTGCATATAAAACCAAATCTCACACATCATGAGTTTGGTGTTCAAATCTTTTATCAAGTATGGTTTCTAAAGGTTATTTAAATTCTCATCATCACGAAAGAAGTGTTATATGAAGAATGTTTTTCTGTGCTTTTGGGGCAGCATCCAATAGAAAATAACAAAGGAAAAATCACTctcaaaatttggcaattttggtcaAACTCGCAAGTTGGGATAAGAACGAAGTACGCAGTCCACACGTCGTTAAAAAACTTCCAACCAGGGATAACAGAACAAAGTACTCAATCGACATTACAAGACGCAATTCATCAAGTTGAGAGCCATTTAGCACCAATGAAATTGGCTTACAAACATATGGACAAGGAAAAAAGCCAACCCCCATACGCCCCACCGAAATTGGTCCACAAacattcctttttcttttcttttcttgaataAAGATGATATTGGAACAAATTCGCACATAACTTATAGTAGTTCATAAATATCTGCTACCTCCTACTAGGACAAACACTCAATAACTGCCCACCAATGCTTAAGCACTTGGAGAAAAAAAACTGTTTTTTTATCTCTACTAAAATTTGAACCCTAAATCTCCACGATTTACCACAAAAATTCCTCGTTAAGAAGACCTTATCACAATGCAGTTCATAGAGATTGCCTTTTAATCACTCAAACGACAAAATGAATCTAATCATGAAAATTGCTGTATTAAATGACATAGAAGAACTTCCCAGGATGACTTTTCAGTACATTGAGTACCACCAATAAAAACCACAAAAAGTGAGCGCGCTGCATCAAAAAGTTTCTTAAGCGTGCCACAAGTCAAGAAACTCTCAAACATATGGCTAAAAACGTTTATAAACATCAAATTACTAGTCAAGCATTTGGAGACGTATTTGACTGATAATCCAatcaaattttataagtttgtTGCGGCCATAAGACGCAAGAGTGGGAAGGGTAGTCTTTGAGAcacaaaatagaaagaaaagacgCGTTACAACTTGCAATTGCTCTTGAATCTATGGATACTTCTTCTGGTAAACTAACCAGTTCTCAGAATAATGTGAACACCACTGTCAGTATCAATGATGTCACTGATCTCACCAACCTTCAGTGCAAAAGTTGTATCTTCAAATGGTTTCTGCATCTGCCCTCGGCCAAATGGACCTGTACATAAAATGAACTTCATAAGCATTCACCAGTTCACCTTTGGGGATGCAGAAATGACATCAGAAGGCCATTAAGCAAGCTGACAAACTCTATTATATCCACAAAGATATATTTCTATCTTGGCACTTTGCAGTGTCAATGGTATATTATTCCAGTTGCAATCACCTTCTTTAGTGGAAAACAGTAGAGATAACCCCTACCCTCATGTTTTGTTTTCGATAGCAGCTGGCTAGGGGTGTATTTTAGATTCATTATTTGGGCTTTTTGCCCTTTACCAGAGATAAAGACTTAGTTGACATTTACAGAAAGGGGCATACAAGAAAAACACAGAAAAACTAAGGGTTAAGGAGCAGTGCTCTATATTGGGTTTGTGATTGCACATTTGCCACCTTGCCTCTGTTAAATTTTATGCATTTAGAAAACTTAGAAACCTGACAAAACCTTTTTAACCCGCCTCGGTTAACAAAAATGTTATGCGGCATCAAGCAATTACTTAATGCAGCGATTTCTATGGTAAGAGACTACAAACCTTGACAAG of the Nicotiana tabacum cultivar K326 chromosome 7, ASM71507v2, whole genome shotgun sequence genome contains:
- the LOC107782151 gene encoding amidophosphoribosyltransferase, chloroplastic, yielding MAATVSTASAAATNKYPLSQPLDKPFCSLSQKLLSLSPKTHPKPYRTLITASSKNPLNDVISFKKSADNTLDSYFDDDDKPREECGVVGIYGDSEASRLCYLALHALQHRGQEGAGIVAVNDDVLKSITGVGLVSDVFNESKLDQLPGDMAIGHVRYSTAGSSMLKNVQPFVASYKFGSVGVAHNGNLVNYKLLRSELEENGSIFNTSSDTEVVLHLIAISKARPFLLRIVEACEKIEGAYSMVFVTEDKLVAVRDPHGFRPLVMGRRSNGAVVFASETCALDLIEATYEREVNPGEVVVVDKDGVQSICLMPHPERKSCIFEHIYFALPNSVVFGRSVYESRRAFGEILATEAPVECDVVIAVPDSGVVAALGYAAKAGVPFQQGLIRSHYVGRTFIEPSQKIRDFGVKLKLSPVRAVLEGKRVVVVDDSIVRGTTSSKIVRLLKEAGAKEVHMRIASPPIIASCYYGVDTPSSDELISNRMSVEEIKEFIGSDSLAFLPMDSLNKLLGNDSKSFCYACFSGNYPVEPTGKVKRIGDFMDDGLSGDMDSIDGGWLPGSSRVQKTILNEVRTS